In the genome of Pelodiscus sinensis isolate JC-2024 chromosome 3, ASM4963464v1, whole genome shotgun sequence, one region contains:
- the SLC35B2 gene encoding adenosine 3'-phospho 5'-phosphosulfate transporter 1 has translation MGGRGGARTGPAGSRGRRWCLAAVLAALPAMAASEEVLAALQDSWGDFWLFRFFINAAGYASIMVPGFLLIQYFKRKNYLETGRGICFPVIKSCIFGSEAKSAHPDDSSLASRNETMESSTARQVFKLLFCAAGLQASYLTWGVLQERVMTRTYGATETDPGEKFKDSQFLVFMNRILAFTVAGLYCALTKQPRHGAPMYKYSFASLSNILSSWCQYEALKYISFPTQVLAKASKVIPVMLMGKLVSRKSYEYWEYLTAVLISVGVSMFLLSSTPNKHLSTVTTFSGVVLLAGYIVFDSFTSNWQDALFMYKMSPVQMMFGVNVFSCLFTMCSLLEQGALLESAHFMARHSEFAAHAMLLSICSAFGQLFIFYTINQFGAAVFTIIMTLRQAFAILLSCLIYGHAITVVGGLGVAVVFVALFLRVYARSRMKKRSKKPPVGEASVQKV, from the exons GTGGTGCCTGGCAGCCGTGCTGGCTGCTCTCCCCGCCATGGCTGCCAGCGAAGAGGTATTGGCTGCCCTGCAGGACTCATGGGGGGACTTCTGGCTCTTCCGTTTCTTCATCAATGCTGCAGGCTATGCAAGCATCATGGTGCCAGGGTTTCTGCTCATTCAATACTTCAAGAGAAAGAATTACCTGGAGACTG GCCGCGGCATTTGCTTCCCTGTCATCAAGTCCTGCATCTTTGGCAGCGAGGCCAAGTCTGCGCACCCAGATGACAGCTCCCTGGCATCCCGGAATGAAACCATGGAGTCTTCAACAGCCCGTCAGGTTTTCAAGCTTCTCTTCTGTGCTGCTGGCCTCCAG GCTTCCTACCTGACCTGGGGTGTCCTCCAGGAGCGTGTCATGACCCGTACGTATGGGGCCACCGAGACTGATCCTGGCGAGAAGTTCAAAGACTCCCAGTTCCTGGTTTTCATGAACCGGATCCTGGCCTTCACTGTAGCTGGCCTGTACTGTgccctgaccaagcagccacgcCATGGCGCCCCCATGTACAAGTATTCCTTTGCCTCGCTCTCCAACATCCTCAGCAGCTGGTGCCAATATGAGGCACTCAAATACATCAGTTTCCCCACCCAGGTGCTGGCCAAGGCCTCCAAGGTGATCCCAGTCATGCTGATGGGCAAGCTGGTGTCGCGCAAGAGCTACGAGTACTGGGAGTACCTGACAGCGGTGCTCATCTCGGTGGGCGTCAGCATGTTCCTGCTCTCCAGCACCCCCAACAAGCACCTCTCCACTGTCACCACCTTCTCTGGTGTGGTCCTCCTGGCTGGCTACATCGTCTTCGACAGCTTCACTTCCAACTGGCAGGACGCCCTCTTCATGTACAAGATGTCCCCGGTGCAGATGATGTTTGGAGTGAATGTCTTCTCCTGCCTCTTCACAATGTGCTCGCTGCTGGAGCAGGGCGCCCTGCTGGAGTCTGCCCACTTCATGGCCCGCCACTCTGAGTTCGCCGCCCACGCCATGCTGCTGTCAATCTGCTCCGCCTTCGGCCAGCTCTTCATCTTCTACACCATCAACCAGTTTGGGGCGGCCGTCTTCACCATCATCATGACGCTGCGCCAGGCTTTTGCCATCCTACTCTCCTGTCTCATCTACGGGCACGCCATCACCGTGGTGGGCGGGCTGGGTGTGGCCGTGGTCTTTGTGGCACTCTTCCTGCGTGTCTATGCCCGCAGCCGCATGAAGAAGCGCAGCAAGAAGCCACCTGTTGGCGAGGCCTCGGTGCAGAAGGTTTAG